A window from Betta splendens chromosome 1, fBetSpl5.4, whole genome shotgun sequence encodes these proteins:
- the serping1 gene encoding plasma protease C1 inhibitor: MRLPAVLCLLLLLIFELSSCTNLRVIPGSSLELPCLTGEEDIFGATFTWKFNGEDVNAQSSVPVKVIKDGAYISISPVTAANQGEYVCLVKRENSETINMYNIAVVASISFTIKVNQGSDVYLPCYLPRTTQVSENARWSKEPSKRLHTEDENNKKIMLVYPNDYDQTIVVKHVAMEDTGTYHCESADGEKLSTVYLIVEAAIPKSFSCENFTMPWEACMDVDGRTGEAILQESMTEFSMSLYSHLRHIHPTSNLLFSPISIGGALSHLLLGARDTTRDDIERAVSLPHDFHCIHSQMRRLKNKLSSSLPMASQIFFNPQMNLSESFIAQSAEFYEAKPIKLLENGEENAQMINSWVANKTKNKVTHLVDTVSPGTQLMLLNAVSYSGQWKVKFDQKPKKRGFTKLNGDIVKVETLYHQKYMAAMGHVVELQAQVARFALTGETSLYVLLPRSKSAADLQQVEERMTDGNVRQMIQYMKTIALQQIEVTLPHIKLDVEPNMNVLMKKLGLTSLFEGANLCGMYSTDKLVLDDARHRATLALTEKGVEAGAVTSVSFSRSFPSFSALRPFLLLLWSDQANVPLFIGRVTDPE, from the exons ATGAGACTGCCGGCTGTACTTTGCCTcttgctgctgctcatttttgAG CTTTCTTCATGCACAAATCTCCGGGTGATACCTGGCTCCTCCCTGGAGCTGCCATGTCTTACGGGCGAAGAAGACATCTTTGGAGCCACCTTTACCTGGAAATTCAacg GTGAAGATGTAAATGCACAGTCATCTGTTCCAGTTAAAGTTATAAAAGATGGAGCATATATCTCCATATCCCCTGTAACTGCTGCCAACCAGGGCGAATATGTGTGTTTGGTGAAGAGAGAAAACTCAGAGACGATAAATATGTACAATATCGCAGTTGTTG CGTCCATTAGCTTCACCATTAAGGTAAATCAAGGCTCAGACGTTTACCTCCCTTGCTATCTGCCACGTACCACTCAAGTCAGTGAAAATGCTCGCTGGTCTAAAGAGCCGAGTAAGAGACTGCATACTGAAGATGAAAATAATAAGAAGATTATGCTAGTTTATCCAAATGACTATGATCAGACCATCGTAGTGAAACATGTTGCCATGGAAGACACTGGAACCTACCACTGTGAATCTGCTGATGGGGAGAAGCTGAGCACTGTGTACCTCATTGTCGAAG CTGCCATACCTAAATCCTTCTCATGTGAAAACTTCACCATGCCGTGGGAGGCCTGCATGGACGTGGACGGCCGCACAGGGGAAGCCATACTGCAAGAATCCATGACAGAGTTCTCTATGAGCTTGTATTCTCACCTCAGACATATCCACCCCACGAGCAACCTGCTCTTCTCTCCTATCAGCATCGGCGGAGCACTCTCCCATTTATTGTTAG GTGCGAGGGACACCACACGCGATGACATTGAGAGAGCGGTGTCTTTGCCTCATGACTTCCACTGTATTCACTCCCAGATGAGAAGGCTGAAGAACAAGCTGTCCAGCTCATTGCCCATGGCTTCTCAGATCTTCTTTAACCCAC aAATGAATCTGAGTGAGTCCTTTATTGCCCAGTCTGCGGAGTTCTATGAAGCCAAGCCCATCAAGCTGCTGGAGAACGGCGAGGAAAACGCACAGATGATCAACAGCTGGGTGGCGAATAAGACCAAAAACAAGGTCACACACTTGGTTGATACTGTGTCACCGGGAACACAGCTGATGCTGCTCAATGCCGTCTCCTACAGTG GTCAGTGGAAAGTCAAGTTTGATCAGAAGCCAAAGAAACGAGGGTTCACGAAACTGAACGGCGACATAGTGAAGGTGGAAACCCTCTATCACCAGAAATACATGGCCGCTATGGGGCATGTGGTGGAGCTACAGGCACAG gttgccaggtttgctCTCACCGGCGAAACCAGCCTTTACGTCCTGCTGCCGCGCTCGAAAAGCGCAGCggacctgcagcaggtggaggagaggatgacGGACGGCAACGTGCGCCAGATGATCCAGTACATGAAAACGATCGCCCTTCAGCAAATCGAGGTCACTCTGCCTCACATCAAGCTCGATGTCGAGCCGAACATGAACGTACTGATGAAGAAACTAG GACTGACGTCACTCTTCGAGGGCGCCAACTTGTGCGGCATGTACTCCACAGACAAGCTGGTTCTGGACGACGCCAGACACCGGGCGACGCTGGCGCTCACAGAGAAAGGAGTGGAGGCCGGCGCCGTCACCAGCGTCTCATTCTCCCGCTCCTTCCCGTCCTTCTCGGCCCTGCGgcctttcctcctgctgctgtggagcgaCCAGGCCAACGTGCCGCTCTTCATCGGCAGAGTGACCGACCCAGAGTGA
- the tmem134 gene encoding transmembrane protein 134 yields MAAQFSIDDAFVLEGDEEGAVSDGETGGWKDRDGGEMTFGPLTFSKAQTHPSPNAGAAPDHSNLKYQNLENEDALGDNGNSSFNNFFKISDPATLSYCSSQWSFSTLSSVTQLSAHCCGWVSHPLVKKNRRVVLASFLLLITGVALIFTGVVIQLNPNAGVSSAIFFVPGVLLFIPGVYHVIYISCAVRGRRGFKLFYLPYFEK; encoded by the exons ATGGCAGCGCAATTTAGTATTGATGATGCCTTTGTATTGGAGGGTGATGAGGAGGGAGCTGTGTCAGACGGAGAGACGGGGGGATGGAAGGACCGAGACGGAGGAGAGATGACGTTTGGTCCTCTGACCTTCTCTAAAGCTCAGACTCATCCTTCTCCCAACGCTGGTGCCGCACCTGACCACAGTAACCTGAAATACCAG AATTTGGAAAATGAAGATGCCCTGGGTGACAATGGAAATTCTTCATTCAATAACTTCTTCAAAATCAG TGACCCTGCAACCCTGTCCTactgcagctcccagtggtCCTTCAGCACCTTGAGTTCTGTCACACAGCTTTCTGCTCACTGCTGCGG GTGGGTGTCCCATCCGCTGgtgaagaaaaacagaagagttgTGCTTGCTTCATTCCTTCTCCTCATTACTGGAGTTG CTCTTATTTTCACAGGTGTTGTGATACAACTGAATCCAAATGCAG GTGTTTCAAGTGCTATTTTCTTTGTACCTGGAGTTCTTCTCTTTATCCCTGGAG TGTACCATGTGATTTACATCAGCTGCGCTGTCCGGGGAAGAAGAGGCTTCAAGTTATTCTACTTaccttattttgaaaaatga
- the aip gene encoding AH receptor-interacting protein, producing MEEEARKLLEEGIRKKLVSPGKGELSTFPNGTKVIFHYRTSLCDGTVLDDSRTMGGRSKPMELILGKKFKLAVWERVIITMREGEQAEFTCDNKHTALYPLVSQSLRNISAGKDPLEGQRHCCGIAQIHSHHSLGHKDLDHLQANPQPLVFAIELLQVLPPGSFQLDVWAMTDEEKLALVPQIHEEGNALFKQGKIPEASEKYYNGIACLKNLQMKEHPGDQAWVKLDLMITPLLLNYCQCKLLQGHYYEVIEHCSSLVFKYEDNVKAYYKRAKAHAAVWNETEAREDFAKVLQLDPSLGPSVAKELKAMEERIRAKEKEEKGRYKGLFCAPTATATTG from the exons ATGGAGGAAGAGGCACGCAAGCTTCTCGAAGAAGGTATAAGAAAGAAGCTGGTTAGTCCTGGCAAAGGAGAGCTGTCGACTTTCCCCAATGGAACCAAG GTGATTTTCCACTACCGCACCAGCCTGTGTGATGGCACAGTGTTGGATGACTCCCGAACCATGGGGGGACGCAGCAAACCCATGGAGCTCATACTGGGCAAGAAGTTCAAACTCGCTGTGTGGGAGAGAGTCATCATCACAATGAGAGAAGGAGAACAGGCAGAATTTACCTGCGATAATAAG cacACAGCACTGTACCCACTCGTATCGCAATCTCTGAGAAACATCAGCGCTGGTAAAGACCCATTGGAAGGTCAGAGGCACTGCTGTGGCATTGCCCAGATCCATTCGCACCATTCATTGGGGCACAAGGACCTGGATCATCTTCAAGCCAATCCACAGCCCCTTGTCTTTGCtattgagctgctgcag GTTCTTCCCCCGGGATCATTCCAGCTTGATGTGTGGGCTATGACGGACGAAGAGAAACTTGCACTTGTACCTCAGATTCATGAGGAAGGCAACGCGCTCTTCAAACAAGGCAAAATACCAGAGGCTTCAGAAAAATACTATAATGGCATTGCCTGCCTAAAAAATCTACAGATGAAG GAGCATCCTGGAGACCAAGCGTGGGTAAAGTTGGACCTTATGATCACACCACTGCTCCTCAATTACTGCCAGTGCAAGTTACTCCAAGGCCATTACTATGAAGTCATTGAGCACTGCTCATCATTGGTCTTCAAGTATGAGG ACAACGTGAAGGCTTATTACAAGCGGGCTAAAGCTCACGCTGCAGTGTGGAATGAGACAGAGGCACGAGAAGACTTTGCTAAGGTGTTGCAGCTGGACCCGTCTCTTGGGCCGTCTGTGGCCAAGGAGCTGAAGGCCATGGAGGAGAGGATCCGTGCcaaagaaaaagaggagaaaggtCGCTATAAAGGTTTATTTTGTGCACCAACAGCCACTGCCACTACA GGTTGA
- the cdk2ap2 gene encoding cyclin-dependent kinase 2-associated protein 2 produces MSYKPIAPAPSGSNHTPPGSSVPSPSLPSSSTFRPAFSDFGPPSMGFVQPVKVSQGSTYSELLSVIEEMSREIRPTYAGSKSAMERLKRGIIHARALVRECLAETERSART; encoded by the exons ATGAGTTACAAGCCCATTGCTCCTGCGCCATCTGGCTCCAACCACACTCCTCCAG GTTCTTCTGTgccctctccgtctctcccctcaTCGTCCACCTTTAGGCCAGCTTTCAGTGACTTTGGTCCACCCTCTATGGGGTTTGTTCAG cCTGTCAAAGTGTCTCAAGGGTCCACCTAcagtgagctgctgtctgtcattGAGGAGATGAGCCGTGAGATCAGGCCTACGTATGCTGGGAGCAAGAGTGCCATGGAAAGGCTAAAGAGAG GAATAATTCACGCCCGTGCATTGGTGAGGGAGTGTCTCGCAGAAACGGAAAGAAGTGCCCGCACATAA